From Impatiens glandulifera chromosome 7, dImpGla2.1, whole genome shotgun sequence:
aattaGACTCCATATGCCACCCTCCAAACAACTTATCTTCACAATTGAGCCTATAAAATGCAATGATTGAATGGCTGAATTCCCAAACCCATAAACATTCACCAATATCATATAAGTACCTaatatcaagaaaaaaaaagaaagggtcacatataacattttataaccATGTCCAATATTAATCCGATATTGGGGCATGCTGTCTGCATACCATACCCAGCTCAAGGTCACATAAACCCTATGTTGAAGCTGGCCAAGATCCTCCACGCTCGAGGCTTCTACATCACCTTCGTCAACACCGAGTTCAACCACCGCCGCCTCCTCAAATCTCGGGGACCGAATTCCCTCGACGGTCTCAGCACTTTTCGATTCGAGACTATCCCTGATGGATTGCCTGAGACCGACAATATCGATGCCACTCAGGATATTCCTTCTATCAGTAAATCAACCACGAATACATGTTTGGGTCCATTTAAAGATTTGCTCTCAAGGCTCACTGCTCCGCCGGTGACGTGTATAGTCTCAGACGGCGTGATGAGCTTCACCGTCGATGCGGCAGAGGAGTTGAGCCTTCCCGAGGTCCTTTTATGGACGACTAGCGCTTCTGGACTCTTGTGTTACCTTCAATATAATAACTTGCGGGACAAGGGCTATACTCCCTTCAAAGGTACATATTCATTATTCTTTTATcactttaatattattattctaaaataacctttaattaatcatttgaaaCACCTATAATTAGTTCGATTCAGAACAATCTCAATATATTTGCATCTAAATTAAATCTGGTTTATGGGTTTGAGCCACtactttagaaaaaaataagataaaatataatataattatatatatgtggaTATTTTCAAAGTAAGCCAATAAGTGTTAGGTGGTTATACTAAAGATTTGCTAGATTGAGAATGAGACTAGATCCAAACTTTATGAgagagaatataaaataataatgtggtATGGGATCGGGTTGTTGGTCCCAACtctaaaaagataaattatataatttaatcaaatatcaaacaaaaaaaaataattattttttctaaataaaatatattataaatgtttagCTTAGAAATGGATTAATAAAACTCAGCccatttcttataaataataaagtagacattttaaaaagaatttaacaccaaatccaaaatatatattttctgttacattattttattgtgATTCGGAAGTGTACATTCTGGTTGGTATGATAGTGCATGTATCATTAAGACATTAAGACAGTGGTTAGAGTACATTTTGGTTGGTATGATAGTGCATGTATCATTAAGACAGTGGTTAGAGTATTGCTTTCATACGGCGAGAGTGTCATTAGTTCAAATCCAATAGTAGGTTAGATACTTTAGAGTGTCATatgtataaagaaaaaaaaaattaacaaaggAGAGATGATATTTACTTTTATGAATAGGTGTCACTTCATTAGTAGAATACAGGCAGTGTCTGTACATGTAGCATCGAATTAACCGTACATTCTTGACCTATGTTTTATACTCTGCTTCTTATAAATGCATACTTTCCTATTTATGACAAGAGCATCAGGATTACATGCCTAAAATCAATGTATTGAAATTTAAAACAAAGAAGATGATATAATTAACCCTCAAACATGGGATTACATATAAAATTGGAATAGAACATGACCAAGCACACCATTGTTTCCCTTAATTTGTTGCAGATGCGAGTTATATTGGAAATGGTTATTTGAACACGGCATTAATCAAAGATATCCCTGCTGGAATGGAAGGCATCCGATTGAAAGACTTCCCTAGCTTCATCCGAACCACAGATCCAAATGACTTCATGTTCAGCTTCCTCATCAACGAAGCAAACAGAGCAAAACGAGCCTCAGCCATTGTTCTCAACACCTTCGACAAACTCGAGTGCCACGTGCTTCAATCTCTCTCAAACATCCTCCCACCGCCAATCTACACCATTGGCCCTCTCCACCTCCGCATGAACGAGCTCAAATACGACGAAGCAGCGCTCAGCTCTCTGGATTCCAATCTCTGGAAAGAAGAAACAGAGTGCCTAGATTGGCTTGAAACCAAACAACCCAATTCAGTAGTCTACGTTAACTTAGGAAGCATAACCGTGATGACTGCCCATCACTTAATTGAGTTCGCATGGGGATTGGCTAATACCCAGAAACCGTTTCTTTGGATCATAAGACCCGACATCGTGGCCGGAGATGAAGCAATCTTGCCGGCGGAGTTCTTAGAGGAGACTAAGGAAAGAGGTATGATGGCGAGTTGGTGCCCGCAGGAAAAGGTATTGGCCCATGAAGCGATCGGGGTTTTTCTGACCCACAGCGGATGGAATTCGACTATTGAGAGTATTTCTTATGGAGTCCCGATGATATGCTGGCCTTTTTTCGCAGAGCAACCTACGAATTGTTGGTATTGCTGTGAGAAATGGGGGATAGGGAAGGAGATGGACTGCGATGTGAAGAGGGAAAATGTGGAGGGATTGGTTAGAGGATTGAtggatggagaagaagaagaaggaaagaaGATGAAAGATAAAGCAATGGAGTGGAAGAAGATGGCAGAGGAAGCCGTTGGGGATGGCGGTTCTTCATATGGAAATCTTGACAAGCTGATTCAACAAGTGCTTCTCCCTTCAAGAGATTATTAGTCTTTTTAtctactttaattattatttaagttcatgtttttgaattttatataagttgttttgttgtttgaataataaataatgtattatagaTCTAAATGtctataatacatttaaattatgaaGATCTAATGTTATTTGAAATCTTGTGAAGTTGATTGAGATGAACTCTAAATGTCTCTCGGATTCTAGATCCAAGGAATTAATCGATCTAATGGAGGAATTTCAGGCTAGAATGGTTTTTACTCTTTATGGGGTTAAATTATGTTATtccatatttaaattaaaacatgtaACTAgctcatttttatatttattacatgtaCATGTATAAATGTGTCTATTTTTGGACTACATAGTCCTTTTTTAAATAAAGCAAAAGTCAACATTTTAGAGTATATTTTGAAGTTTTGTAACAATACTTGTAgttgtaatttaaattattattatttgaagcctaaataaatacattttgtaagggtcatttatattaaaaatggtaaaaaaaatagttagagtacaacaaaaaaatatgaaatgaaaaaatcaaaataaaaacattactcAATATGTTATTAAGCTCGAGAATACTATTCGAGGAGAACAATTAACTATGCGAGTCTATCGACTTTCCGGAATGACTCTCAGAAAGGGGATATCATCATATACTCCTGATATTTCTC
This genomic window contains:
- the LOC124945512 gene encoding 7-deoxyloganetin glucosyltransferase-like is translated as MSNINPILGHAVCIPYPAQGHINPMLKLAKILHARGFYITFVNTEFNHRRLLKSRGPNSLDGLSTFRFETIPDGLPETDNIDATQDIPSISKSTTNTCLGPFKDLLSRLTAPPVTCIVSDGVMSFTVDAAEELSLPEVLLWTTSASGLLCYLQYNNLRDKGYTPFKDASYIGNGYLNTALIKDIPAGMEGIRLKDFPSFIRTTDPNDFMFSFLINEANRAKRASAIVLNTFDKLECHVLQSLSNILPPPIYTIGPLHLRMNELKYDEAALSSLDSNLWKEETECLDWLETKQPNSVVYVNLGSITVMTAHHLIEFAWGLANTQKPFLWIIRPDIVAGDEAILPAEFLEETKERGMMASWCPQEKVLAHEAIGVFLTHSGWNSTIESISYGVPMICWPFFAEQPTNCWYCCEKWGIGKEMDCDVKRENVEGLVRGLMDGEEEEGKKMKDKAMEWKKMAEEAVGDGGSSYGNLDKLIQQVLLPSRDY